In Pirellula sp. SH-Sr6A, the DNA window ATTAAGGCGTGCCTTCAAACCGATTATCTGCCCAAGCGAGCTGGGAGCCTTCGAGTCTTGTCCAAATGCATTGCACTCTTAGTCCCGATAGGGACGGCATACAATAGCCCAGCCTTTCAAGGCTGGGTATACGCAAAATCATCGCGTCAGTCCCGATAGGGACGAAAGAGATTGTTGCGAGATAGATGCGATGAGCGTTGAAATGCACCGAAGATTGCGGCACACACCGGATCGGTTTACAAACCGGCCAGCGTATCGAACCACGCTTATGAGATTGCACAACGACACAAGAGCCACTCTGCTTCCTCCGCGGTGGATCATCCTCGATTCATATCAAAACCGCGAGAGCGACAAGTGGTTGGTAGCGCTCTGGCGCAGCGGAGCGAAGAAGGATTTACCGCGGAGATCGCGGAGTAGCGCGGAGGCAGAAGGATGAGGAACAGGAGACGCCCACCTTTTTGGAGCGAAGAGGAGGCACCCACCTAATCGGGCCGGTGCCAGGCTATCAAGGCTTGCCATCAGCTGACTAGCTGCTCAATCGAGCTGGGAGCCTTTGAGTATTGCCCCAAAGCATTGCACTCTTAGTCCCGATAGGGACGGAATACAATAGCCCAGCCTTTCAAGGCTGGGTACGCGCACGATCATCGCGTCAGTCCCGGTAGGGACGAAAGAGATTGTTGCGAGATAGATGCGATGAGCATTGAAATGCACCGAAGATTTCGGCACAACACCGGATCGGTTCACCCCCCCTCCAGTGCATGGAACCACGCTTATGACATTGCACAACGACACGGGACCAACTCCGCGATCCTCCGCTTCCTCCGCGGTGGACCATCACCGATTCATATGAAAACCGCGAGAGCGACAAGTGGTTGGTAGCGCTCTGGCGCAGCGGGGCGAAGAAGGACTTACCGCGGAGAGGCGCGGAGGGAGAAGGATGAGGGATACCGCCAAGATTCAGGCGGTCTCGAATCAGATTGCGATTCTCGATGGTGACACCTGTAATCACGCGAGTCGTTTTCAATCGCGTTTCGAAAACCTTCGAGGAACTGTGCAGTCGTCCGACATTATGAGTTCGACGGCAACTCATGTTGAGATTCGGCCGACGCGACTCAAGCTCGGCGACTTGAGAAGATCGCCAGGCGTGACAAAGTCGGCAAGGGCCATTGCTATCTTGGCCGCGACTGCCTCATTCGGAAAAATTCCATGCCTTCGGTCGCCAGTGGCCATCAACGCCACTGAGAAATCAGATGCGGCCCGCTCTAAGTCCTCTGTTACTGCCGAGGCTCCCATCGGTTGAATTCCCTGCGGCTTCTGTAAATACATCTCGATCAACTCGTCCAATTCGTTATCGGAGATCTGTTCCGTCGGTGCCTCGCTAGGGGCTGCGGCCTGGTTCTTACCTTGCAATTTCTCCGGCTCATTCATGAGTCGACCAAGGAGGCTTTCGGGGTGAACGGTAGGACTCTCTGTGTCTGCGTAAGCTGTTATGGCCTTTCGGCGTAACCGTCGCCACGAGCGATGCCGAGAGGGGGTGCCCGCCTGCGAAAAAATCGTGAGGCTATACGGGTCATCTTCGGCATCGACTGCTTCGTCATAACAACGATAGACGAACTCCGAACAAATCATGGGCTCCTTGCCCTGGTCGAACATTTCGGCAATCCAGCGATTCGCCTTGTTCATCACGCCAATCGCTATGCGCCTAAGAAGCCCATCATTCCAGTTAAGTTTCCGCGTGAGGCAGATCGTCGCGACCAGCAGGATTTCCGCGTACGCATAACGGTTTCCTTGGGCGATGTAACCGTTTGCCACAACCATCAGGGGCTCGTACGCTAGGTTCTGTTTCGGTAGTTGCCGAACCTCCACCCAGTTCGTGCCTTCGATGGATCTATCAATGGGATTCGCATGTATCCCTGGTGTTCCGACCATCAACGCCTCACCAACGTTGCCGTCTCCGAGGAAAATCCCCGCATGGGTGACTTCAGTCCCATCCAGTGCACGGATTAGTTTGCCGATCAGGGACTGGCCGCTGTAGAGCAAAACATCGCCGGGCCGAAGGTCAGTGGTTTTCATCGTGTTTGTCCTCCAATGGGTGAGAGCGTCTTCCAGATGTCAGGATTATCACCGATCAAGATTCGACGCTGGCGAGCTTCGAAGCAGAAGCCATTCCCTAATTCCATCAGGAACTCTTGCAACTTGTTTAGCAATTCATCTTCGAGAGTCGACTCGCTCATCACTTCCTGCGGCTTCAGTCCCAAAAACTCAAACACGTACGGATCTCGAATAACAAGCCGTGGCGATGCGGTTTCGACATGCACAGACGTTTGTTCACGCAGTTTTTGCTTGTCGATTGACAACTCGCTTCGTTCGTACAGCAGGCTATTGATCTGGCGTTTTAGCTCGCGGACAGACCAGCAACCTCGAATGCACTCGTCTTCGTAAAACGCTCGTTGTTCATCCGATTCACAACGCAGCAATTCACAAAAATGGGTGAAAGACAGGCTGGAAATCAACTCGTTTCCTGATTTGGCAGTCGCCGACTGCCAAATCGCTGAAGGTAGCGATAAAGTCTTGTCATGCAACAAGTTCGGGAATTTGGCAGTCACTGACTCCCGAATCTGCGGGTACAAGAGTGCGAACTGACGGTAACGCCGTAGGTCCCTGGGTTCCACTCGTGGAACACCGATCTGATGGAGTCGCTGTGACAGTTCTTCGATCAATCGAGTTCCGTACGCAGCGCGATCGAAACCTTGTTGCTCGTACACGATAATGTGGTAACCGATCAACCAGCTTCGGACGGTGATAATGGCATTGACGGCTTTGGCTGCAGACTGCGTACAGCTTTGCTCGGTGGATTGGATCAGAGAAACCAAACCATGAAAATCAACGTTCTTATTGGAAGGAACAGCGAGCGGGCTTTCATCCACGATCTTGATCTCCCTTGCGGGAAGGACTAGGGTAGTCATGAGACCAAGAGGAAGCCGAAACCGGCTACTGTCATTAACGTACGACGATATTGGGAGAATGGTGGCATTGCAGGAGAAACCGCCAAGCAGTACGCGCAACGCCATCGGTACGATCCCCGTGATTTGGACTCGCTATTGTCATGGGTGAACTCGCGTAAGCAGCGACAGGGACAACCACTGATAGGGATGCCTGCCGACAATTCTCTTGAGGCCGATGCGCATGCTAAAGTTGAGTCAGACGCGATTACCCCTCTTGCACCGCCTTCGCTGGATTTGTCGGGCGGTTACGATCCGCTGCTCGGGGGCTAAAAACCGCACAGAGCGCGTCGCTTACCGAACTCGACCAACTCTTCGCATCCCTCCAGCATCGAGCGTTTCGAGGCGAACTATGATGGTGGAACAACCAAGACACGCCCGCGGGTGACGAGATACTTGGCATTCCTCACCGAGGCAGATGATCGGAATTGAAACTTTTGGTTCAGGATGATTACGACTATGACTAACATCGACTCGATCGATTCCAACGAATTTGATACCGAACTTGTGATCGGCTTAGTTTGTTCTGTAGGGACTGAATCGAGTTTGGTCATTGATCTTTTACGAGAACGGCTGGGGCGAGCGGGCTACCGGGTTGAGTTGGTAAAGGTCTCTGGCGACGTGATTCCTCAGATTGTTGAAATTGAAGACCCCGGCACAGACCAGTTCAAACGCTATTCAGACTTGATGACCGCAGGCAATGATTGCAGGGAACTGGAACCAGCTGACGATTCGATTCTGGCACACGGAATTGCCACATGCATTTCGTTGCTTCGTCGAAAGCAACAAAAGAACAGTGCCGATGATGTCGAACCGAGCGAGACGCCTGTACCAAAAACAGCATACATTATCGATTCCCTTAAACGGCCAGAGGAAGTGGCCAAACTGCGGGTTATCTACTCATCTGGCTTTTTGCTACTAGGCATCCATTCCGATCTGCAGCGTCGTACGCAGCATCTCGTCAACAATAAGGGCATGACGAAAGAGCAAGCACAGAAGCTTATCGAGCGAGACCAAGCGGAGTCTACAGAGCCTCATGGACAACGTGTCAACGACACATTTCATCTGGCTGACTTTTTCGTCCGAATATCCGATAGCCACGATCGGCTCCGCTGTGACATCCAACGGTTGGTTGAACTGTGGTTCGGGAATCCGTTTTTAACACCTTCTTTCGATGAATACGCGATGTTCATGGCCTTTGCATCGGCATTGCGGTCCGCTGATTTGTCGCGACAAGTGGGAGCGGTGATCACACGCGATAACGAGATTCTGTCGACTGGTGCAAACGAATGTCCGAAAGCAGGCGGTGGGCTATATTGGCCGGAGAGGAATTCGATGAGCGGTTGCTTGGAAGATGATCCAAACGGCAGGGACTTCAAACGAGGTCGCGATTCCAACCGTGCGGAACAACTTGCCATCATTGAACGGATCATCACGGAGGCGGAAAGAGAATCGCCTGGATTCGATGGGGCAACGTTGAGAAAGGTATTGAAGAAAAGTGGCATTCGGGACCTAACCGAGTTTGGGCGGGTCGTGCACGCTGAGATGGAGGCGTTGATGAGCTGCGCGAGACGCGGTGTCAGTTCCGTCGGCGGAACGGTTTTCTGTACAACTTTCCCTTGCCACAATTGCGCGAAACACATTGTCGCCGCCGGAATCGCTCGGGTCGTTTTCGTCGAACCCTATTCCAAAAGCAAAGCCCTAGAGTTCCATGATGATTCGATCATTTACTCTGACTCGGAGGCTGATCAAGGCGATCGGCGGGTTAGGTTTGAACCTTTTGTCGGGGTCGGCCCCCGGCGTTTCTTCGAACTTTTTTCGATGAATCTGGGCTCTAGTTACAAACTCGACCGCAAAATCAGCGATACTGGCGAGAAGAAGGAGTGGCGTATCGAAAATGCCCAACTTCGGCTACAACTTCGGCCGACAAGTTACTTGCGGCTTGAATTGACAGCA includes these proteins:
- a CDS encoding PDDEXK nuclease domain-containing protein, with protein sequence MTTLVLPAREIKIVDESPLAVPSNKNVDFHGLVSLIQSTEQSCTQSAAKAVNAIITVRSWLIGYHIIVYEQQGFDRAAYGTRLIEELSQRLHQIGVPRVEPRDLRRYRQFALLYPQIRESVTAKFPNLLHDKTLSLPSAIWQSATAKSGNELISSLSFTHFCELLRCESDEQRAFYEDECIRGCWSVRELKRQINSLLYERSELSIDKQKLREQTSVHVETASPRLVIRDPYVFEFLGLKPQEVMSESTLEDELLNKLQEFLMELGNGFCFEARQRRILIGDNPDIWKTLSPIGGQTR
- a CDS encoding anti-phage dCTP deaminase; amino-acid sequence: MTNIDSIDSNEFDTELVIGLVCSVGTESSLVIDLLRERLGRAGYRVELVKVSGDVIPQIVEIEDPGTDQFKRYSDLMTAGNDCRELEPADDSILAHGIATCISLLRRKQQKNSADDVEPSETPVPKTAYIIDSLKRPEEVAKLRVIYSSGFLLLGIHSDLQRRTQHLVNNKGMTKEQAQKLIERDQAESTEPHGQRVNDTFHLADFFVRISDSHDRLRCDIQRLVELWFGNPFLTPSFDEYAMFMAFASALRSADLSRQVGAVITRDNEILSTGANECPKAGGGLYWPERNSMSGCLEDDPNGRDFKRGRDSNRAEQLAIIERIITEAERESPGFDGATLRKVLKKSGIRDLTEFGRVVHAEMEALMSCARRGVSSVGGTVFCTTFPCHNCAKHIVAAGIARVVFVEPYSKSKALEFHDDSIIYSDSEADQGDRRVRFEPFVGVGPRRFFELFSMNLGSSYKLDRKISDTGEKKEWRIENAQLRLQLRPTSYLRLELTACQAFGKKITRNPLKDDPNDQDGNSGTSKDS